From a region of the Theobroma cacao cultivar B97-61/B2 chromosome 8, Criollo_cocoa_genome_V2, whole genome shotgun sequence genome:
- the LOC18592348 gene encoding BTB/POZ domain-containing protein At1g21780 — protein sequence MGDSKVETISRLAQWRIDNFGPCSHKKSDPFKVGLWNWHLSIEKNRFFYIRLFPEPSRVSKEQPPFAKFFFRVSNAGANRKLHISPLFERPLRTCDDFVWPVDSTFHGRFIIDVEFLDLRIYPMNGGESISIWPIEGAMQSVSTQSTLHCLARMLDEGIHADVTINTADGTLRAHKAILSASSPVFESMFHHNLKEKESSTILIEDMSLESCMAFLSYLYGTIKQEVFWKHRLALLGAANKYDIVDLKDACEESLLEDINSQNVLERLQESWLYQLNKLKKGCMMYLFDFGKIYDVRDEINNLFRQADRELMLEMFQEVLTVWKPI from the exons atggGTGATTCAAAGGTAGAAACGATCTCCAGATTAGCTCAATGGAGGATCGACAACTTTGGTCCTTGTTCTCACAAGAAATCCGACCCTTTCAAGGTCGGTCTTTGGAACTG GCACTTGTCTATAGAGAAGAATCGGTTTTTCTATATTCGTTTGTTTCCTGAGCCATCTCGTGTGTCCAAGGAGCAGCCTCCTTTCGcgaaatttttttttcggGTCTCAAATGCTGGTGCTAATCGTAAACTTCATATCTCCCCAC TTTTTGAGAGACCACTGCGAACATGTGATGACTTTGTTTGGCCTGTTGATTCTACTTTCCATGGGCGCTTCATTATTGATGTTGAGTTCCTGGACCTGAGGATCTACCCTATGAAT GGTGGTGAATCCATTTCCATATGGCCCATTGAAGGAGCAATGCAGTCTGTGTCAACTCAAAGCACCCTGCACTGCCTTGCTCGCATGCTTGATGAGGGTATTCATGCAGATGTTACTATCAATACTGCTGATGGTACTTTAAGAGCTCACAAGGCAATTCTATCTGCAAGTTCACCTGTTTTCGAGAGCATGTTCCATCATAACCTTAAGGAAAAGGAGTCATCCACAATCCTTATAGAGGACATGTCACTGGAATCTTGCATGGCCTTTCTCAGTTACTTGTATGGAACGATAAAGCAAGAGGTCTTTTGGAAGCATCGACTGGCACTACTGGGAGCGGCAAATAAATATGACATTGTAGATCTAAAAGATGCTTGTGAAGAAAGCCTCTTAGAAGACATCAATTCACAGAATGTCCTTGAGAGGTTGCAGGAGTCTTGGCTTTACCAATTGAACAAGCTGAAGAAAGGGTGCATGATGTACTTGTTTGATTTTGGCAAGATATATGATGTTAGAGATGAAATCAATAACCTTTTCAGGCAGGCAGATAGAGAACTGATGCTGGAGATGTTTCAAGAAGTGCTCACAGTTTGGAAACCAATATGA
- the LOC18592344 gene encoding uncharacterized protein LOC18592344, with the protein MFFFFVGGLEQQVRQVLQSGLGRCINCNSRADLVEYEKVLKLFFVPVWRWPGKDPLMHCNNCNLFFPRDLSYTPPKVDSSSAAVSEALRCRFCDRLVEPEFRFCPFCGSAV; encoded by the coding sequence atgttctttttctttgtaggTGGATTAGAGCAACAAGTGAGGCAAGTGCTGCAATCGGGTCTGGGCAGGTGCATAAACTGTAATTCAAGAGCTGATCTTGTCGAGTACGAGAAAGTGTTGAAGCTTTTCTTTGTGCCCGTTTGGAGATGGCCAGGAAAAGACCCTCTCATGCACTGTAACAACTGCAACCTCTTTTTCCCTCGGGATTTGTCTTATACACCTCCCAAGGTTGATTCATCATCTGCTGCCGTTTCAGAGGCTTTGCGTTGTCGTTTTTGTGACCGGCTTGTTGAGCCTGAGTTCAGATTCTGCCCCTTTTGTGGCTCTGCTGTCTAA
- the LOC18592345 gene encoding uncharacterized protein LOC18592345: MLANTGLPLEFLQTVIVPDVLSFAWETDADPENLGCKIIKLLVELLVEETDDEGDDQQGDESALPPIIPPSSEHISDDGVYLLENGEDALIYFGSSVDSSILQQILGFTSVDEVPTQLEFHYASRLNLETTSIETQSVMCPSDMLLSEEHGPDILLSILSPNSAIPLETLQTVIVPGVLSFARQVEADPVNLGRKIIKFGVEIFLPEPDDEVIDDSLSTLNFKPASRSSIQALKRMKLGDDEDHLLPFKKRRRLDGLTSSTSEKECSICLDEISDSEEVALMPCGHVYHDGCIVRWLETSHLCPLCRYKMPS; the protein is encoded by the exons ATGTTAGCCAACACGGGGCTACCTCTGGAATTCCTTCAAACCGTCATTGTTCCCGATGTCTTGTCTTTTGCATGGGAGACTGATGCTGATCCTGAAAACCTTGGatgtaaaataataaagttgCTTGTGGAACTACTAGTAGAGGAAACCGACGATGAGGGTGATGATCAG CAAGGAGATGAGTCTGCTCTTCCTCCTATAATCCCACCTTCTAGTGAACATATCAGCGATGATGGAGTTTATCTTCTTGAGAATGGTGAGGATGCTTTAATATATTTTGGGAGCTCAGTGGATTCAAGTATATTGCAACAAATTTTGGGCTTTACCTCAGTTGATGAAGTCCCCACTCAG TTGGAGTTTCATTACGCTTCACGTCTCAACTTGGAAACAACGTCCATAGAAACTCAATCTGTAATGTGTCCTAGTGACATGCTTTTATCTGAAGAGCACGGTCCAGACATTCTACTTTCAATATTGTCACCCAACTCGGCTATACCTCTGGAAACTCTTCAAACCGTCATTGTTCCCGGTGTCTTATCTTTTGCACGGCAGGTTGAGGCTGATCCTGTTAACCTTGGAcgtaaaataataaaatttggtGTGGAAATATTCCTTCCAGAACCTGATGATGAGGTGATTGATGACTCATTGAGTACATTGAATTTCAAGCCTGCTAGTCGGTCATCTATTCAAGCTCTGAAAAGGATGAAATTGGGTGACGATGAAGATCATCTCTTACCAttcaaaaagagaagaaggctTGACGGTTTGACTTCAAGTACTTCAGAGAAAGAATGTAGTATCTGTTTGGACGAGATTTCGGACAGTGAAGAGGTTGCGTTGATGCCTTGCGGACATGTTTACCACGATGGTTGCATCGTTAGGTGGTTGGAGACGAGTCACTTGTGTCCACTGTGTCGATACAAGATGCCAAGTTGA
- the LOC18592347 gene encoding protein transport protein Sec24-like At4g32640, producing the protein MAAPVPPGAPRPSANAQQPPPPNFNPNYQTNPNSLADNLHNMNLNRPPSMPNSGPRPSPFGQQPPFPQSAVSAGFPIASPPMSRPGPPPGVMGRPAVPTTGPQQSTLPANVPPGRPIGPPVSHPSPFVSRPPPSSLSSSIGGAVLPSSGFPSSGVPNAAVAPPPPGARPSPFASLSPLTGGPAVPPSSASGGPLSNGPPVIGSGALPGAPRFPPAASISQPPVGPPPTMMSARAPAQAPTMRSVLGSPAVSAPPAPPVASASPFPAVPQARPPPPGSPYGPQTWPMQPQQGIQPPLIPGSTQAQPPRMFGMPQQLPNQAMTTIPPAMGQPGAPLSGPSKIDPNQIPRPIPSSSPIVYETRQGNSANPPPPATSDYIVRDTGNCSPRYMRCTINQIPCTADLLTTSAMQLALLVQPMALPHPSEDPIQVVDFGESGPVRCSRCKGYINPFMKFIDQGRKFICNLCGFTDDTPRDYHCNLGPDGRRRDADERPELCRGTVEFVASKEYMVRDPMPAVYFFLIDVSMNAVQTGATAAACSAINQVISDLPEGPRTLVGMATFDSTIHFYNLKRALQQPLMLIVPDIQDVYTPLQTDVIVQLSECRQHLELLLENIPTMFQSSKTAESCFGAAIKAAFLAMKSTGGKLLVFQSVLPSVGIGALSSREAEGRTNISAGEKEAHKLLQPADKILKTMAIEFAEYQVCVDVFVTTQTYVDIASISVIPRTTGGQVYYYYPFSAVSDPAKLYNDLRWNITRPQGFEAVMRVRCSQGIQVQDYSGNFCKRIPTDIDLPGIDCDKCILVTLKHDDKLQDGSECAFQCALLYTTVYGQRRIRVTNLSLPCTNMLSNLFRAADLDTQFACFLKQAATEIPTSPLVQVREQVTNLCINILLSYRKFCATVSSSGQLILPEALKLLPLYTLALIKSTGLRNDGRIDDRSFWFNYVSSLSTPLAVPLVYPRMFAIHSLNSKEGDESVLPSIIPLSSEHISDDGIYLLENGEDALIYFGSSVDSSILQQLFGFTSVDEVPTQFVMQQYDNPLSKKFNDVVNAIRQQRCSYLRLKLCRKGDPSGMLFFSCMVEDKNAIGPSYVEFLVHIHRQIQMKMS; encoded by the exons ATGGCAGCTCCTGTGCCTCCAGGGGCACCTAGACCCAGCGCTAATGCACAGCAACCACCACCACCTAATTTTAACCCTAATTATCAAACCAATCCCAATTCTTTAGCCGATAATTTGCATAATATGAACCTGAATCGGCCACCTTCGATGCCCAATTCGGGTCCTAGGCCTTCCCCTTTTGGTCAACAACCACCATTCCCTCAATCTGCAGTTTCTGCTGGATTTCCCATCGCCTCCCCGCCAATGTCACGGCCTGGCCCACCACCTGGTGTCATGGGAAGACCTGCAGTGCCTACTACTGGACCACAGCAATCTACATTACCTGCAAATGTACCCCCAGGGAGACCCATTGGTCCGCCTGTTAGTCACCCATCCCCTTTTGTCTCTAGACCACCTCCTTCTTCCTTGTCTTCTTCCATAGGTGGTGCGGTTCTACCTTCTAGTGGTTTCCCATCTTCAGGTGTACCTAATGCTGCAGTTGCACCACCACCGCCAGGTGCTCGCCCAAGTCCTTTTGCATCATTGTCACCTTTGACTGGTGGTCCAGCTGTGCCCCCGTCAAGTGCATCTGGTGGTCCTTTGAGTAATGGGCCACCAGTGATTGGTTCAGGAGCTTTGCCTGGGGCACCCCGATTTCCTCCTGCTGCAAGTATTTCACAACCTCCTGTTGGACCTCCACCAACTATGATGTCGGCTAGGGCTCCTGCTCAGGCTCCAACCATGCGTTCTGTTTTGGGAAGTCCAGCTGTTAGTGCTCCACCTGCTCCCCCGGTGGCTTCAGCATCACCATTTCCAGCTGTGCCTCAGGCTAGACCACCACCTCCAGGTTCTCCTTATGGACCACAGACATGGCCGATGCAGCCCCAGCAG GGAATCCAACCTCCTCTTATTCCTGGCTCTACACAAGCACAACCTCCAAGAATGTTTGGAATGCCACAACAACTACCAAATCAAGCTATGACTACTATTCCACCTGCCATGGGCCAACCTGGAGCGCCTCTGTCTGGGCCATCAAAGATTGATCCTAATCAGATTCCAAGGCCTATTCCAAGTTCCTCACCAATTGTGTATGAAACTCGTCAAGGCAACTCGGCAAATCCTCCTCCG CCTGCGACAAGTGATTACATTGTCAGAGACACTGGGAATTGTAGTCCTCGTTACATGAGATGCACCATCAATCAG ATCCCATGCACAGCTGACCTTTTGACAACCTCAGCAATGCAGTTGGCTTTGCTGGTCCAGCCTATGGCCCTTCCTCATCCGTCAGAGGATCCTATTCAA GTTGTGGATTTTGGGGAAAGTGGTCCTGTCCGATGTTCTCGTTGCAAAGGTTACATAAATCCTTTCATGAAATTCATTGATCAGGGAAGGAAGTTTATCTGCAATTTATGTG GGTTTACCGATGATACTCCTCGTGACTACCATTGCAACCTAGGTCCTGATGGTAGGCGTAGAGATGCTGATGAGAGGCCTGAGCTGTGTAGAGGAACAGTTGAATTTGTTGCTTCAAAAGAGTACATG GTCCGTGATCCAATGCCAGCTGTGTACTTTTTCCTAATTGATGTATCCATGAATGCCGTACAGACAGGTGCAACTGCTGCAGCTTGCAGTGCGATTAATCAAGTTATTTCTGATCTTCCT GAAGGTCCTCGAACTCTGGTGGGAATGGCAACATTTGACTCAACAAtccatttttataatttaaaacggGCACTACAACAG CCATTGATGCTTATCGTTCCTGACATACAAGATGTCTATACCCCTCTTCAGACAGATGTTATTGTTCAGCTTTCTGAG TGTCGCCAGCACTTAGAGCTATTGCTTGAAAACATCCCAACAATGTTTCAGAGTAGTAAAACTGCTGAGTCATGTTTTGGTGCTGCAATCAAG GCTGCATTCTTGGCCATGAAAAGTACTGGGGGGAAGCTTCTAGTATTTCAGTCAG TCTTGCCATCAGTTGGCATTGGTGCTCTTTCTTCTAGGGAGGCGGAAGGGAGAACTAACATCTCTGCTGGTGAAAAG GAGGCGCATAAATTACTGCAACCTGCTGACAAAATTCTCAAGACAATGGCAATTGAGTTTGCTGAGTATCAG GTCTGTGTTGACGTATTTGTCACTACTCAGACATATGTAGACATTGCTTCCATTTCTGTCATCCCTAGAACAACTGGAGGCCAG GTGTATTATTATTACCCCTTCTCTGCTGTATCTGATCCTGCGAAGCTCTACAATGACCTTAGATGGAACATCACTAGGCCCCAAGGTTTTGAGGCTGTCATGCGTGTGAGATGCAGTCAG GGTATTCAAGTTCAAGATTACTCTGGAAACTTTTGCAAACGCATTCCAACTGACATTGACCTACCTGGG ATTGACTGTGACAAATGTATATTGGTAACCTTAAAGCATGATGACAAATTACAAGATGGTTCTGAATGTGCTTTTCAG TGTGCCCTTCTCTATACCACTGTTTATGGCCAAAGAAGAATTCGAGTCACAAACTTATCCTTGCCATGCACAAATATGCTAAGCAATTTGTTTCGTGCTGCTGACTTGGATACTCAATTTGCATGTTTCTTAAAGCAAG CTGCTACTGAAATTCCTACAAGCCCGCTTGTGCAAGTGAGGGAACAAGTGACAAATCTATGCATCAACATTCTGCTTTCATATCGTAAATTTTGCGCAACAGTATCATCATCTGGACAGCTTATTCTCCCTGAGGCTCTTAAGCTTCTTCCTCTATACACCCTTG cATTAATCAAGAGTACAGGGTTGCGAAATGATGGCAGAATAGATGACCGTTCCTTCTGGTTCAATTATGTTTCCTCCCTTTCTACTCCTTTGGCAGTCCCGCTGGTTTATCCCAGAATGTTTGCCATCCACAGTCTCAATTCGAAG GAAGGAGATGAGTCTGTTCTTCCTTCTATAATCCCACTTTCTAGTGAACATATCAGCGATGATGGAATTTATCTTCTTGAGAATGGTGAGGATGCTTTAATATACTTTGGGAGCTCCGTGGATTCAAGTATTTTGCAACAACTTTTTGGCTTTACCTCAGTTGATGAAGTCCCCACTCAG TTTGTGATGCAGCAATATGACAATCCATTATCCAAGAAGTTCAATGATGTAGTAAATGCGATTCGGCAGCAAAGATGTTCCTACCTTCG CTTGAAATTGTGCAGGAAGGGGGATCCATCAG GAATGCTGTTTTTCTCATGCATGGTAGAAGACAAGAATGCAATTGGCCCCTCTTATGTTGAGTTTCTTGTACATATTCATCGGcaaattcaaatgaaaatgTCATGA